Part of the Planctomycetota bacterium genome is shown below.
GCCGGGCGAAATGTCGACGTTTTCGGCGTCAATCAGACCGGTGGCGGCGACGGACGCGTGACGCGGATCGTGAACGATTCGGACGGTGAAGTTCTCGACACGCGACTGACCAGCGTCGGGCTCATTCAGGCCGAACGGGTCGGCATTGCTGAAACGCGTGGATTTGCCGACCTTCAAGTTGCCCAGCCTCTCCTGGCCGGCAACTTCCCGTTCGATCAGAACCCCCACATCATCGCGGTGGAAGGTAGCATCGGCAGCATCGTCGCCGACACGGTCGGCAACGTCTTTGCCGGTGTCGATCTGGGCATCGGCGTGACCGAGGGTGTCACCTTCCTCGCTGGCGCCGTCGAGGATGGTTTCGACGACGCGGCTGGTGACGGGATCAACAGCCAGCTCTTCGTAACTGCCGACGGCGACGTCGATGAGTTCGCGTTTGCCCGCATCGGCGAGCCGCGCGGCGTGATCGGCTCGATCCGTGCCGACGCGTTCGGTGGCGGACGATTCGAGCGAGACCAGTTCGGCTTCGGCCGAGACGACGAGTTCCGGTTCGAAGGCATCGCCGGCCCGATCGTCGCAGCGACGCCGGGCACGCCCGAGTCCCAGGGCGAGATTCGTTTCGTCGACATCGGCGAAGGCATCGCCGACGACGGCAGCGGCACGATCTCCGGCGGCGGTCTCTATGCCGAGACCTTCATCCTTACCGTCTTTGGTGACGAGGGCGCGAACATCTATGGCGACATTGTCGCCAACGAGGTCAATCGCGTCACACTCAACGGCGGATCGCTCATCGGGGCCGACATCCTTCAGGCCGAGATCGCCGAAGGTGGAACGATCGGCCAGATCGACTTCGGACTCGCCCGCGAGTTCGATCCGACGGCGACCGTCGTCTTTGAGTTCGCTGACACGGAGAACAACCCGGTCTTTGAGGTCGACCTGATCGAACTCAACGGCGGTGGCATCATCGGCTCGCAGGTGCAAGGCTCTGACGTCGACCGAGTTGTCGTCAACGACGGCTACGGCATTCTGCGAAGCAACGTCTCCGCCATCCTTGATGACTCAGTCGTCAACAGGGTCTCTGTCGATGGCCTTGGCATCCGCAACTCGCAGATGACGGCTGGCCTGAATATTGGCAGCATCTCGGCTTCGGGCGACCAGACGCCGATCGACGTGAGCCAGTTCGATTCGACTGTTCGGCTGTCTGATCAGGGGTTCACGTTCAGCCCGTTCGACGGACGCCAGATTAATGGTGCAAACGATCTCCGGGTGGCCATCGGTCTTCCCGCCGATGTCAACATTCGGCCCGTGGTCACGGCCGACGGCGTGATCGAGAACCTCATCCTCACCGCCTCGCGAGACCTCTCGTCCTACTCAGCCTCGGTCTCACGCAGCAACCCGAACACGATTTCGGTGCTGCCTGGATTCGAAGACGACACCGCCGCCATCGGCACGGGCAGTCTCGCGAGTGAGGCCTTCCCGAACACCGTTTCGGTCGGTCGCAATATCAGCGACTACGACGTCGACGACTTCCTCGGCTTCCGCAGTGTCTCGGGTGAGATCAATCGACTCGACGCGTCGGATGAGGTCACGAACGCTCTGTTCCGAGTTTCGGGTCGAATCCAGGACACGCGCGTCGGCGGACTATTCAACAGCAACGCAACGCTGCGAGCTGAAGGCCCCGACGGCAGCATCGGCCGGGTGCAGGCTGGCGAGCTGCTCGGCACGGTGCGGGCTGATATCGGTATCGAAGAGATCGTCGTTGACGGTGACCTCGGCTCGCCGAACGCGGCACCGATCACGTCCGACGACCCGTCGCTGGCCAACGTCCGTGCCGGTGGCTTCGGACAGGCCGACGCACCGATCCTGCGACTCTTCGTCGGTGGCGACGTGCTCACCGGCACGTTCATCCGGGCGACCGATCAGATTGAGGATCTGACGATCAACGGCGACATCCAGGTTGGTGCTCGCATCCAGGCCGAAGAGATCGACTCGCTCGATCTGGGCGGATCGAACTTCGGCACCATCATCCGCTCCTGAGCGAGCACATAAGTGGTCGACCGGGACACCATCTTGCCGCCGCGGAGCTGGAGCTCTGCGGCGGCTTTCTTGTTCGCTACGCTCGGCCCGATGGACGCTGGTTGGGACGAGGTGCAACAACGACTGCCATCCGTGGCGGCGGTCTTCGAGCAGGGGCTCGACGAGCAACATCCCGGCGTGCAGGTTTACGTCTCGCTCGACGGAACGCCGATCGTCGATGCCGCACTCGGGCAGGCGCGGCCGGGCGTCGAGCTGTCGCCGGACCACCTGACGCTCTGGATGAGCGCCGGCAAACCGCTGGCGGCGTACCTCGCGGCACGACTCGTTGCTGACGGACGCCTGTACCTGAGCGATCGCGTCGAAGACCTCGTTCCCGCCTTCGGAAGCGGCGGCAAGGAGGCGATCACCGTGCGTCATCTCCTGACGCACACCGGCGGATTTCGTCAAGTGTCGAGCAACTGGAGCCCGTCGCCCTGGGCCGAGGTGATCGAGCGCGTCTGCGACGCGGCGCTGGAAGACGACTGGATTCCCGGCGAGACTGCCGGCTACCACGTCGCCAGCGGCTGGTACATGCTGGTCGAGGTCTGCCGCGTCGTCAGTGGTGTCGACGCGACGGACGCGGCGATCTCGGCGATGTTCGATCGCGATGTGCTCGGGCCACTGGGCATGGAGCGGTCGCACGTCGGCATGTCGCGGCATCGCTACATCGACTACGGCGTGGAGTCGGCCGTCTCGCTGGACATGAGCAAGACACCCGCGTCGCCGGTGGCTTTCCCGAACAGCGAGAAGGGCCACGTGCTCTGTCGCCCCGGCGGCAACGCACGCGGGCCGGCGCGATCGCTCGGACGCTTTTACGAGCAGCTCCTGCGCGATCGCGGCGAAATGCCCGGTGATGCGATCCTGCCCGGCGAGATCGCCCGCGAGTTCACCACTCGCCAACGCGTCGGCCGACGTGACGAGACGTTCAAGGCTCAGATCGACTGGTGCCTGGGCTTCCTCGCGGCCGACGTGGAAGGGCGACGGATTCCGTACGGTTATGGGCCCCACGCGTCGCCCGATACATTCGGCCACAGCGGCAATCGGTCGAGCTGTGCCTTCGCCGATCCGGCACACCGGCTGGTCGTGGTGTGGGTGACGACGGGCCTGCCGAGCGAGCTGTTGCATCAGCGTCGGCAGCACGCCGTCAACGCCGCGATCTATGGGGATCTGAATCTGGCGAGCGGTTAAGCGGCCCCTGCGGCAGGCCGATTCGGGGAGAGAAGCGCTTCCCCCTGTCGCACCGCCACGTGATTCGTCCCACCACGCAGCCACAGCTTAGTGTGCCGCGTCAGCCCGAAGGCTTGACGCCGGCCCAACGCACGCCCGAGTTCGTCGGCCGCCTTCTCGCTGCAGCCGAGGCGATGAAGAGCGAGCTGGAGAACCTGCGCGAGCAGGCCGACGCCCGTCGGTATCACCTGGAGCAGGTCGACCGCGAGCTGCGCCTCGCCGCCAAGCTGCAGGGCGACTTTCTCCCGGCGGCCATGCCTCTGGTCGACGGCATGACGTTCCACAGCTTCCATCGCGGCGTCGGCCACGTCAGCGGTGACATGTTCGGGGTCGATCGGCTCGACGAGCACCACGTCGGTATCCACCTCGTCGACGCTGTCGGCCATGGCATGCCGGCGGCGCTCCTGGCGATGTTCCTCGGCCATGCCATTCAGCCCAAGGTCATCCAGGAGCACGGGTACGAGCTGCTCCCGCCGGGCGACGTGCTGAAGGCACTGAACGCCACGCTCTGCAACAAAGGCCTGTCACACGGCTTCTTTGCGACCGCCCTCTACGCCAAGGCCAACGCCGCCACGGGCCAAGTCGATTTCGCCCGCGCCGGCCATCCGCTGCCGATCCACATGGCCGGTGACGACGTCCGCTACCTCGGCGGCGACGGCGCGCTGCTCGGCGTGATCGCGGACGAGGAGTTCACGCCCGAATCGATCCAGCTTCAGCCGGGCGACAAGCTCGTCTTCATCACCGACGGCGCCGAATGTCTGTTCGCCGACGACCGCTATGGCGACCAGGACGCCTGGCTGGCCGCGATGACGCAGCGGCGCGACCTCTCCGGCACAGAGTTGATCGCCGAAGTGGCCCGTCAGTGTGAAGCGACGAGGCCTGATGACGATGTGACGGTGGTCGTCGTTGAACGCTGC
Proteins encoded:
- a CDS encoding PP2C family protein-serine/threonine phosphatase → MIRPTTQPQLSVPRQPEGLTPAQRTPEFVGRLLAAAEAMKSELENLREQADARRYHLEQVDRELRLAAKLQGDFLPAAMPLVDGMTFHSFHRGVGHVSGDMFGVDRLDEHHVGIHLVDAVGHGMPAALLAMFLGHAIQPKVIQEHGYELLPPGDVLKALNATLCNKGLSHGFFATALYAKANAATGQVDFARAGHPLPIHMAGDDVRYLGGDGALLGVIADEEFTPESIQLQPGDKLVFITDGAECLFADDRYGDQDAWLAAMTQRRDLSGTELIAEVARQCEATRPDDDVTVVVVERC
- a CDS encoding serine hydrolase domain-containing protein encodes the protein MDAGWDEVQQRLPSVAAVFEQGLDEQHPGVQVYVSLDGTPIVDAALGQARPGVELSPDHLTLWMSAGKPLAAYLAARLVADGRLYLSDRVEDLVPAFGSGGKEAITVRHLLTHTGGFRQVSSNWSPSPWAEVIERVCDAALEDDWIPGETAGYHVASGWYMLVEVCRVVSGVDATDAAISAMFDRDVLGPLGMERSHVGMSRHRYIDYGVESAVSLDMSKTPASPVAFPNSEKGHVLCRPGGNARGPARSLGRFYEQLLRDRGEMPGDAILPGEIAREFTTRQRVGRRDETFKAQIDWCLGFLAADVEGRRIPYGYGPHASPDTFGHSGNRSSCAFADPAHRLVVVWVTTGLPSELLHQRRQHAVNAAIYGDLNLASG